In a genomic window of Oncorhynchus kisutch isolate 150728-3 linkage group LG9, Okis_V2, whole genome shotgun sequence:
- the LOC116375259 gene encoding uncharacterized protein LOC116375259 isoform X2, with amino-acid sequence MKDTHTLFNLLLLLVYLAGSALTTDGGSGSINGPLELTIVGPDFVKVGVPRSFDCAAQCSPSCSYRMSIYGQIWQGNKLLFTARQWEESLNLTCTARNDDSGRSSTVSKILQVLAGPTNVSITGPALMTPGAPQSFQCNADCRPSCNYTWKIKGRWLGGQGSEITVTPEELATSVTLNCKAINSVSGLYAMATRKIPVTSGPSEVHIIGPESVAVGFKSMFQCIAKCTPACDYQWTIDGHTVHGREMEMTVEQHVKPEKIMCHAQNTISTNFEVVTKTVRVEDNDKK; translated from the exons ATGAAGGATACACACACCCTGTTCAATCTGCTTCTGCTGCTAGTGTACCTAGCAG GATCAGCTTTGACCACGGATGGAGGGAGTGGCAGTATCA ATGGTCCCTTGGAACTAACCATAGTGGGACCTGACTTTGTTAAAGTGGGCGTGCCACGCAGCTTTGACTGTGCCGCCCAGTGCTCTCCCTCCTGCAGCTACAGAATGAGTATCTACGGACAGATTTGGCAGGGCAACAAGCTGTTGTTCACAGCTCGCCAATGGGAAGAGTCCCTAAACCTTACATGCACTGCAAGGAATGATGACTCTGGGAGGTCCTCTACAGTATCTAAGATACTCCAGGTTTTAG CTGGACCAACCAACGTATCGATCACAGGCCCTGCCCTGATGACCCCAGGGGCCCCTCAAAGCTTCCAGTGTAACGCCGACTGCCGTCCCTCCTGCAACTACACCTGGAAGATAAAGGGCCGATGGCTCGGGGGGCAGGGGAGCGAGATTACTGTAACTCCCGAAGAATTGGCCACCTCTGTTACCCTGAACTGCAAGGCCATCAACAGTGTGTCTGGGCTCTATGCCATGGCAACCAGGAAAATACCTGTGACAT CTGGTCCATCAGAGGTCCACATCATAGGCCCAGAATCTGTTGCAGTCGGCTTCAAGTCCATGTTTCAGTGCATTGCCAAATGCACTCCCGCTTGTGACTACCAGTGGACCATTGATGGTCACACTGTCCATGGCAGGGAGATGGAGATGACGGTCGAGCAACATGTGAAGCCAGAGAAGATTATGTGCCACGCTCAGAATACGATCTCAACTAATTTTGAGGTGGTCACCAAGACCGTACGAGTGGAAG ACAATGACAAAAAATGA
- the LOC116375259 gene encoding uncharacterized protein LOC116375259 isoform X1, which translates to MKDTHTLFNLLLLLVYLAGSALTTDGGSGSINGPLELTIVGPDFVKVGVPRSFDCAAQCSPSCSYRMSIYGQIWQGNKLLFTARQWEESLNLTCTARNDDSGRSSTVSKILQVLAGPTNVSITGPALMTPGAPQSFQCNADCRPSCNYTWKIKGRWLGGQGSEITVTPEELATSVTLNCKAINSVSGLYAMATRKIPVTSGPSEVHIIGPESVAVGFKSMFQCIAKCTPACDYQWTIDGHTVHGREMEMTVEQHVKPEKIMCHAQNTISTNFEVVTKTVRVEDTDAATQDEYP; encoded by the exons ATGAAGGATACACACACCCTGTTCAATCTGCTTCTGCTGCTAGTGTACCTAGCAG GATCAGCTTTGACCACGGATGGAGGGAGTGGCAGTATCA ATGGTCCCTTGGAACTAACCATAGTGGGACCTGACTTTGTTAAAGTGGGCGTGCCACGCAGCTTTGACTGTGCCGCCCAGTGCTCTCCCTCCTGCAGCTACAGAATGAGTATCTACGGACAGATTTGGCAGGGCAACAAGCTGTTGTTCACAGCTCGCCAATGGGAAGAGTCCCTAAACCTTACATGCACTGCAAGGAATGATGACTCTGGGAGGTCCTCTACAGTATCTAAGATACTCCAGGTTTTAG CTGGACCAACCAACGTATCGATCACAGGCCCTGCCCTGATGACCCCAGGGGCCCCTCAAAGCTTCCAGTGTAACGCCGACTGCCGTCCCTCCTGCAACTACACCTGGAAGATAAAGGGCCGATGGCTCGGGGGGCAGGGGAGCGAGATTACTGTAACTCCCGAAGAATTGGCCACCTCTGTTACCCTGAACTGCAAGGCCATCAACAGTGTGTCTGGGCTCTATGCCATGGCAACCAGGAAAATACCTGTGACAT CTGGTCCATCAGAGGTCCACATCATAGGCCCAGAATCTGTTGCAGTCGGCTTCAAGTCCATGTTTCAGTGCATTGCCAAATGCACTCCCGCTTGTGACTACCAGTGGACCATTGATGGTCACACTGTCCATGGCAGGGAGATGGAGATGACGGTCGAGCAACATGTGAAGCCAGAGAAGATTATGTGCCACGCTCAGAATACGATCTCAACTAATTTTGAGGTGGTCACCAAGACCGTACGAGTGGAAG ACACCGATGCAGCAACCCAGGATGAATACCCCTGA
- the LOC109896382 gene encoding mitogen-activated protein kinase 12-like isoform X2: MSVRTRTGFYRQEVNKTAWEVPERYRELKQVGTGAYGTVCSAQDRRTGVRVAIKKLHRPFQSKLFAKRAYRELRLLKHMKHENVIGLLDVFTSEISLDRFHDFYLVMPFMGTDLGKLMKMERLSQDRVQFLVYQILKGLKDLKPGNLSVNEDCELKILDFGLARQTDTEMTGYVVTRWYRAPEVILNWMHYTQTVDIWSVGCIMAEMLLGKPLFKGNDHLDQLKEIMKITGTPTADFVTKLQSQDAKNYIRSLPKVPKKDLHFIFSKASSDAVCVLERMLLLDPERRVSASEALAMPFFSEFREPEEETEAQSYDHSMDNTDLPLEQWKRHTFTEILSFRPAATETKDPKETSL; encoded by the exons ATGTCGGTTCGCACGCGGACAGGATTTTACCGTCAGGAGGTAAACAAAACGGCATGGGAGGTTCCAGAGCGATACCGCGAGCTAAAGCAGGTGGGGACTGGCGCCTATGGGACAGTATG CTCCGCCCAGGACCGCAGGACTGGGGTGAGGGTGGCCATCAAGAAGCTCCACAGACCcttccagtcaaagctcttcGCCAAGAGGGCCTACAGAGAGCTCCGGCTCCTCAAGCACATGAAGCACGAAAAT GTGATTGGACTGCTGGATGTGTTCACTTCTGAGATCTCATTGGACAGGTTTCATGACTT TTACCTGGTAATGCCATTCATGGGTACTGATCTGGGGAAACTGATGAAGATGGAGAGATTGTCACAGGACAGGGTGCAATTCCTTGTCTATCAAATCCTGAAAGGACTCAAG GATCTCAAACCTGGAAATTTGTCTGTCAACGAAGACTGTGAGCTGAAG atcCTTGACTTCGGGCTGGCTCGGCAGACGGACACAGAGATGACTGGGTACGTCGTCACTCGCTGGTACAGAGCCCCCGAGGTAATCCTCAATTGGATGCACTATACCCAGACTG TGGATATCTGGTCGGTGGGCTGCATCATGGCGGAGATGCTGCTGGGGAAGCCGCTGTTCAAAGGAAATGACC ACCTGGACcaactgaaagagatcatgaagATTACTGGTACACCCACTGCAGACTTTGTTACGAAGCTACAAAGCCAAGAT GCCAAAAACTACATACGGAGCCTTCCCAAAGTACCAAAGAAAGATTTGCACTTTATTTTTTCCAAAGCTAGCTCAGACG CGGTGTGTGTGCTGGAGCGCATGCTGTTGCTGGACCCTGAGAGGCGGGTGAGTGCGTCGGAGGCACTGGCCATGCCCTTTTTCAGCGAGTTCAGAGAACCAGAGGAGGAGACTGAGGCCCAGTCCTACGATCACTCCATGGACAACACAGACCTGCCCctggaacagtggaaac GTCACACATTCACAGAGATCCTGTCCTTCAGGCCTGCAGCAACAGAGACCAAGGACCCCAAAGAGACATCACTCTGA
- the LOC109896695 gene encoding mitogen-activated protein kinase 11 isoform X1: MTHLYSHGSAYDVRLRQKVAVKKLSRPFQSLIHSRRSYRELRLLKHMKHENVIGLLDVFSPAASLEDFHEVYLVTNLMGADLNNIVKFQRLSDEHVQFLIYQLLRGLKYIHSAGLIHRDLKPSNVAVNEDCELRILDFGLARQTDDEMTGYVATRWYRAPEIMLNWMHYNQTVDIWSVGCIMGELLKGKVLFPGNDYIDQLKRIMEVVGTPTPDLLQKISSEHAQKYIQSLPFMPQQDLEKIFRGANPMAVDLLKRMLVLDCDGRVSASEALSHPYFSQYHDPDDEPEALPYDQTLESKDRTLEEWKELVFEEMNGIKAPVSETSSLQVEQ, from the exons CTCAGCATATGACGTGCGGCTACGACAGAAGGTGGCGGTGAAGAAGCTGTCTCGGCCTTTCCAGTCCCTTATCCACAGTAGGCGCTCGTACCGCGAGCTCCGGCTACTCAAGCACATGAAACATGAGAAT GTAATAGGACTACTGGATGTATTCTCCCCTGCTGCATCGCTAGAGGACTTCCATGAAGT cTACCTGGTAACCAACTTGATGGGGGCAGACCTGAACAACATAGTCAAATTCCAGCGTCTCTCTGATGAGCATGTGCAGTTTCTTATTTACCAGCTGCTCAGGGGCCTCAAG TACATCCATTCAGCAGGACTGATCCACAGA GACCTGAAACCAAGTAACGTGGCAGTGAACGAGGACTGCGAGCTGAGG ATCCTTGACTTTGGAttggccagacagacagatgatgAGATGACGGGGTACGTGGCGACTCGCTGGTATCGAGCGCCAGAGATCATGCTTAACTGGATGCACTACAATCAGACAG TGGATATCTGGTCAGTGGGATGCATCATGGGAGAGCTGCTGAAGGGGAAGGTCCTGTTTCCCGGCAACGACT ATATCGACCAGCTAAAGAGGATTATGGAGGTGGTGGGCACCCCGACCCCTGACCTTCTACAGAAGATCTCCTCTGAACAT GCTCAGAAATATATCCAGTCTCTACCATTCATGCCCCAGCAGGACTTAGAGAAGATATTCAGAGGAGCCAACCCAATGG ctgTGGATCTACTGAAGCGCATGCTGGTTCTGGACTGTGACGGGCGTGTCTCGGCCAGTGAGGCTCTCTCCCACCCTTATTTCTCCCAGTACCACGACCCGGACGACGAACCAGAGGCCCTGCCCTACGACCAGACGCTGGAGAGCAAGGACCGCACACTAGAGGAGTGgaaag AGCTGGTGTTCGAGGAGATGAATGGAATCAAAGCGCCTGTCAGCGAAACGAGCAGTCTACAGGTGGAACAGTGA
- the LOC109896382 gene encoding mitogen-activated protein kinase 12-like isoform X1 — MSVRTRTGFYRQEVNKTAWEVPERYRELKQVGTGAYGTVCSAQDRRTGVRVAIKKLHRPFQSKLFAKRAYRELRLLKHMKHENVIGLLDVFTSEISLDRFHDFYLVMPFMGTDLGKLMKMERLSQDRVQFLVYQILKGLKYIHSAGIIHRDLKPGNLSVNEDCELKILDFGLARQTDTEMTGYVVTRWYRAPEVILNWMHYTQTVDIWSVGCIMAEMLLGKPLFKGNDHLDQLKEIMKITGTPTADFVTKLQSQDAKNYIRSLPKVPKKDLHFIFSKASSDAVCVLERMLLLDPERRVSASEALAMPFFSEFREPEEETEAQSYDHSMDNTDLPLEQWKRHTFTEILSFRPAATETKDPKETSL, encoded by the exons ATGTCGGTTCGCACGCGGACAGGATTTTACCGTCAGGAGGTAAACAAAACGGCATGGGAGGTTCCAGAGCGATACCGCGAGCTAAAGCAGGTGGGGACTGGCGCCTATGGGACAGTATG CTCCGCCCAGGACCGCAGGACTGGGGTGAGGGTGGCCATCAAGAAGCTCCACAGACCcttccagtcaaagctcttcGCCAAGAGGGCCTACAGAGAGCTCCGGCTCCTCAAGCACATGAAGCACGAAAAT GTGATTGGACTGCTGGATGTGTTCACTTCTGAGATCTCATTGGACAGGTTTCATGACTT TTACCTGGTAATGCCATTCATGGGTACTGATCTGGGGAAACTGATGAAGATGGAGAGATTGTCACAGGACAGGGTGCAATTCCTTGTCTATCAAATCCTGAAAGGACTCAAG TATATCCACTCTGCAGGGATCATCCACAGG GATCTCAAACCTGGAAATTTGTCTGTCAACGAAGACTGTGAGCTGAAG atcCTTGACTTCGGGCTGGCTCGGCAGACGGACACAGAGATGACTGGGTACGTCGTCACTCGCTGGTACAGAGCCCCCGAGGTAATCCTCAATTGGATGCACTATACCCAGACTG TGGATATCTGGTCGGTGGGCTGCATCATGGCGGAGATGCTGCTGGGGAAGCCGCTGTTCAAAGGAAATGACC ACCTGGACcaactgaaagagatcatgaagATTACTGGTACACCCACTGCAGACTTTGTTACGAAGCTACAAAGCCAAGAT GCCAAAAACTACATACGGAGCCTTCCCAAAGTACCAAAGAAAGATTTGCACTTTATTTTTTCCAAAGCTAGCTCAGACG CGGTGTGTGTGCTGGAGCGCATGCTGTTGCTGGACCCTGAGAGGCGGGTGAGTGCGTCGGAGGCACTGGCCATGCCCTTTTTCAGCGAGTTCAGAGAACCAGAGGAGGAGACTGAGGCCCAGTCCTACGATCACTCCATGGACAACACAGACCTGCCCctggaacagtggaaac GTCACACATTCACAGAGATCCTGTCCTTCAGGCCTGCAGCAACAGAGACCAAGGACCCCAAAGAGACATCACTCTGA